The sequence CGTCCATCAACTCTATCGAGAGTTAAATTCGTATCAAATCGAAACATGGATTAATAATGCAGGTTTCGGTAACTATGAGAGTGTGTCCGGTCAAGACTTGGACAAGATTGAAACCATGCTGCGCCTAAACGTGGAAGCCCTAACTATCTTTTCGTCCTTGTATGTACGTGATTATAAAGATGTAGATGGCGCACAATTAATCAATATATCTTCAGCTGGTGGATACACAATCGTGCCAACGGCCGTTACCTACTGTGCTACCAAGTTTTATGTCAGTGCATTTACTGAAGGGTTGGCCCATGAACTGAAAGCCGCCAATGCAAAATTACAAGCTAAAGTATTGGCACCAGCGGCTACCAAAACCGAATTTGGACAAGTGGCCAACAATACGAGCGAGTATGACTATGACAACGTGTTTAGTAAATACCATACAAGCGATGAAATGGCCCATTTTCTTTTGCAACTTTATGACAGCAACATGACTGTTGGCAGAGTTGACAGAGAAGACTTTGAATTCAAACTTAGCGAACCACTTTTTGATTATGCAGGCAATTCCAAGAATAACCAAAAAGTCCAACTGAAAGATTAACACAGCCCACCTGGCCGACGATAATAACCGGCAGCTCGC is a genomic window of Paenibacillus durus ATCC 35681 containing:
- a CDS encoding SDR family NAD(P)-dependent oxidoreductase, yielding MGTQGKYTVITGASAGIGYATAKAFAKRKKNIILVARREHNLNELKREILQEAPELDIVIKAVDVSVSENVHQLYRELNSYQIETWINNAGFGNYESVSGQDLDKIETMLRLNVEALTIFSSLYVRDYKDVDGAQLINISSAGGYTIVPTAVTYCATKFYVSAFTEGLAHELKAANAKLQAKVLAPAATKTEFGQVANNTSEYDYDNVFSKYHTSDEMAHFLLQLYDSNMTVGRVDREDFEFKLSEPLFDYAGNSKNNQKVQLKD